The Saccharomyces cerevisiae S288C chromosome VII, complete sequence genome includes a region encoding these proteins:
- the ERG1 gene encoding squalene monooxygenase (Squalene epoxidase; catalyzes epoxidation of squalene to 2,3-oxidosqualene; plays essential role in ergosterol-biosynthesis pathway and is specific target of antifungal drug terbinafine; directed to ER via guided entry of tail-anchored proteins (GET) pathway; degradation by ERAD triggered by membrane lipid saturation; human SQLE functionally complements the lethality of the erg1 null mutation), protein MSAVNVAPELINADNTITYDAIVIGAGVIGPCVATGLARKGKKVLIVERDWAMPDRIVGELMQPGGVRALRSLGMIQSINNIEAYPVTGYTVFFNGEQVDIPYPYKADIPKVEKLKDLVKDGNDKVLEDSTIHIKDYEDDERERGVAFVHGRFLNNLRNITAQEPNVTRVQGNCIEILKDEKNEVVGAKVDIDGRGKVEFKAHLTFICDGIFSRFRKELHPDHVPTVGSSFVGMSLFNAKNPAPMHGHVILGSDHMPILVYQISPEETRILCAYNSPKVPADIKSWMIKDVQPFIPKSLRPSFDEAVSQGKFRAMPNSYLPARQNDVTGMCVIGDALNMRHPLTGGGMTVGLHDVVLLIKKIGDLDFSDREKVLDELLDYHFERKSYDSVINVLSVALYSLFAADSDNLKALQKGCFKYFQRGGDCVNKPVEFLSGVLPKPLQLTRVFFAVAFYTIYLNMEERGFLGLPMALLEGIMILITAIRVFTPFLFGELIG, encoded by the coding sequence ATGTCTGCTGTTAACGTTGCACCTGAATTGATTAATGCCGACAACACAATTACCTACGATGCGATTGTCATCGGTGCTGGTGTTATCGGTCCATGTGTTGCTACTGGTCTAGCAAGAAAGGGTAAGAAAGTTCTTATCGTAGAACGTGACTGGGCTATGCCTGATAGAATTGTTGGTGAATTGATGCAACCAGGTGGTGTTAGAGCATTGAGAAGTCTGGGTATGATTCAATCTATCAACAACATCGAAGCATATCCTGTTACCGGTTATACCGTCTTTTTCAACGGCGAACAAGTTGATATTCCATACCCTTACAAGGCCGATATCCctaaagttgaaaaattgaaggacTTGGTCAAAGATGGTAATGACAAGGTCTTGGAAGACAGCACTATTCACATCAAGGATTacgaagatgatgaaagagaaagggGTGTTGCTTTTGTTCATGGTAGATTCTTGAACAACTTGAGAAACATTACTGCTCAAGAGCCAAATGTTACTAGAGTGCAAGGTAACTGTATTGAGATATTGAAGgatgaaaagaatgagGTTGTTGGTGCCAAGGTTGACATTGATGGCCGTGGCAAGGTGGAATTCAAAGCCCACTTGACATTTATCTGTGACGGTATCTTTTCACGTTTCAGAAAGGAATTGCACCCAGACCATGTTCCAACTGTCGGTTCTTCGTTTGTCGGTATGTCTTTGTTCAATGCTAAGAATCCTGCTCCTATGCACGGTCACGTTATTCTTGGTAGTGATCATATGCCAATCTTGGTTTACCAAATCAGTCCAGAAGAAACAAGAATCCTTTGTGCTTACAACTCTCCAAAGGTCCCAGCTGATATCAAGAGTTGGATGATTAAGGATGTCCAACCTTTCATTCCAAAGAGTCTACGTCCTTCATTTGATGAAGCCGTCAGCCAAGGTAAATTTAGAGCTATGCCAAACTCCTACTTGCCAGCTAGACAAAACGACGTCACTGGTATGTGTGTTATCGGTGACGCTCTAAATATGAGACATCCATTGACTGGTGGTGGTATGACTGTCGGTTTGCATGATGTTGTCTTGTTGATTAAGAAAATAGGTGACCTAGACTTCAGCGACCGTGAAAAGGTTTTGGATGAATTACTAGACTACCATTTCGAAAGAAAGAGTTACGATTCCGTTATTAACGTTTTGTCAGTGGCTTTGTATTCTTTGTTCGCTGCTGACAGCGATAACTTGAAGGCATTACAAAAAGGttgtttcaaatatttccaAAGAGGTGGCGATTGTGTCAACAAACCCGTTGAATTTCTGTCTGGTGTCTTGCCAAAGCCTTTGCAATTGACCAGGGTTTTCTTCGCTGTCGCTTTTTACACCATTTACTTGAACATGGAAGAACGTGGTTTCTTGGGATTACCAATGGCTTTATTGGAAGGTATTATGATTTTGATCACAGCTATTAGAGTATTCACCCCATTTTTGTTTGGTGAGTTGATTGGTTAA
- the ATF2 gene encoding alcohol O-acetyltransferase (Alcohol acetyltransferase; may play a role in steroid detoxification; forms volatile esters during fermentation, which is important for brewing and winemaking) — MEDIEGYEPHITQELIDRGHARRMGHLENYFAVLSRQKMYSNFTVYAELNKGVNKRQLMLVLKVLLQKYSTLAHTIIPKHYPHHEAYYSSEEYLSKPFPQHDFIKVISHLEFDDLIMNNQPEYREVMEKISEQFKKDDFKVTNRLIELISPVIIPLGNPKRPNWRLICLPGKDTDGFETWKNFVYVTNHCGSDGVSGSNFFKDLALLFCKIEEKGFDYDEEFIEDQVIIDYDRDYTEISKLPKPITDRIDYKPALTSLPKFFLTTFIYEHCNFKTSSESTLTARYSPSSNANASYNYLLHFSTKQVEQIRAQIKKNVHDGCTLTPFIQACFLVALYRLDKLFTKSLLEYGFDVAIPSNARRFLPNDEELRDSYKYGSNVGGSHYAYLISSFDIPEGDNDKFWSLVEYYYDRFLESYDNGDHLIGLGVLQLDFIVENKNIDSLLANSYLHQQRGGAIISNTGLVSQDTTKPYYVRDLIFSQSAGALRFAFGLNVCSTNVNGMNMDMSVVQGTLRDRGEWESFCKLFYQTIGEFASL, encoded by the coding sequence ATGGAAGATATAGAAGGATACGAACCACATATCACTCAAGAGTTGATAGACCGTGGCCATGCAAGACGTATGGGCCACTTGGAAAACTACTTTGCTGTTTTGAGTAGGCAGAAAATGTACTCGAATTTTACTGTTTACGCGGAATTGAATAAAGGTGTTAATAAGAGACAACTAATGCTTGTCTTGAAAGTAttacttcaaaaatacTCAACTCTTGCGCATACAATCATTCCTAAGCATTATCCTCATCATGAAGCGTACTACTCTAGCGAAGAGTACCTTAGTAAACCTTTTCCACAGCATGATTTCATAAAGGTGATTTCTCATCTTGAATTCGATGACTTGATTATGAATAATCAACCAGAATACAGAGAAGTCATGGAGAAAATCTCAGAAcagttcaaaaaggatGATTTCAAAGTCACCAATAGGTTAATCGAATTGATTAGCCCTGTAATCATACCTCTGGGTAATCCGAAGAGGCCTAATTGGAGATTGATTTGTTTACCAGGTAAGGATACTGATGGGTTTGAAACGTGGAAAAACTTCGTTTATGTCACTAACCACTGCGGCTCCGACGGTGTCAGTGGAtcgaattttttcaaagatttagCTCTACTCTTTTGTAAAatcgaagaaaaagggtTTGATTATGATGAAGAGTTCATCGAAGATCAAGTCATCATTGACTATGATCGAGACTACACTGAAATTTCTAAATTGCCAAAACCGATTACGGATCGTATTGACTACAAGCCAGCATTGACTTCATTACCCAAATTCTTTTTAACAACCTTCATTTATGAACATTGTAATTTTAAAACCTCCAGCGAATCTACACTTACAGCTAGATATAGCCCCTCTAGTAATGCTAATGCTAGTTACAATTACTTGTTGCATTTCAGTACTAAGCAAGTAGAACAAATCAGAGCTcagatcaagaaaaatgttcACGATGGGTGCACCCTAACACCCTTCATTCAAGCGTGCTTTCTTGTAGCCCTGTATAGACTGGATAAGCTGTTCACAAAATCTCTTCTCGAGTATGGGTTCGATGTGGCTATTCCAAGCAACGCAAGAAGGTTTTTACCAAACGATGAAGAGTTAAGAGATTCTTATAAATACGGCTCCAACGTTGGAGGTTCGCATTACGCCTATCTAATCTCCTCATTCGACATTCCCGAAGGTGACAATGACAAGTTTTGGAGTCTTGTCGAATACTACTATGACCGCTTTTTAGAATCGTACGACAACGGTGACCACTTGATTGGTCTGGGGGTCCTACAACTTGATTTTATCGTtgaaaacaagaatatAGACAGCCTTCTTGCCAACTCTTATTTGCACCAGCAAAGAGGCGGTGCAATCATCAGTAATACAGGACTTGTCTCGCAAGATACGACCAAGCCGTACTACGTTCGGGATTTAATCTTCTCGCAGTCTGCAGGCGCCTTGAGATTTGCGTTCGGCCTAAACGTTTGCTCCACAAACGTGAATGGTATGAACATGGACATGAGCGTGGTTCAGGGCACTCTACGGGATCGTGGCGAATGGGAATCGTTCTGCAAGCTCTTCTACCAAACCATCGGCGAATTTGCGTCGCTTTAA
- the PBP1 gene encoding Pbp1p (Component of glucose deprivation induced stress granules; involved in P-body-dependent granule assembly; regulates TORC1 signaling and autophagy; interacts with Pab1p to regulate mRNA polyadenylation; interacts with Mkt1p to regulate HO translation; regulates expression of genes involved in gluconeogenesis and mitochondrial function through multiple mechanisms), producing the protein MKGNFRKRDSSTNSRKGGNSDSNYTNGGVPNQNNSSMFYENPEITRNFDDRQDYLLANSIGSDVTVTVTSGVKYTGLLVSCNLESTNGIDVVLRFPRVADSGVSDSVDDLAKTLGETLLIHGEDVAELELKNIDLSLDEKWENSKAQETTPARTNIEKERVNGESNEVTKFRTDVDISGSGREIKERKLEKWTPEEGAEHFDINKGKALEDDSASWDQFAVNEKKFGVKSTFDEHLYTTKINKDDPNYSKRLQEAERIAKEIESQGTSGNIHIAEDRGIIIDDSGLDEEDLYSGVDRRGDELLAALKSNSKPNSNKGNRYVPPTLRQQPHHMDPAIISSSNSNKNENAVSTDTSTPAAAGAPEGKPPQKTSKNKKSLSSKEAQIEELKKFSEKFKVPYDIPKDMLEVLKRSSSTLKSNSSLPPKPISKTPSAKTVSPTTQISAGKSESRRSGSNISQGQSSTGHTTRSSTSLRRRNHGSFFGAKNPHTNDAKRVLFGKSFNMFIKSKEAHDEKKKGDDASENMEPFFIEKPYFTAPTWLNTIEESYKTFFPDEDTAIQEAQTRFQQRQLNSMGNAVPGMNPAMGMNMGGMMGFPMGGPSASPNPMMNGFAAGSMGMYMPFQPQPMFYHPSMPQMMPVMGSNGAEEGGGNISPHVPAGFMAAGPGAPMGAFGYPGGIPFQGMMGSGPSGMPANGSAMHSHGHSRNYHQTSHHGHHNSSTSGHK; encoded by the coding sequence ATGAAGGGAAACTTTAGGAAAAGAGATAGCTCCACCAACTCAAGAAAGGGTGGTAATTCTGACAGCAATTATACGAATGGAGGCGTCCCTAATCAAAACAACAGTTCAATGTTCTATGAGAACCCTGAAATTACGAGAAACTTTGATGACCGTCAAGATTATTTGTTAGCCAATAGTATAGGCTCTGATGTAACAGTAACTGTTACTTCAGGTGTGAAATATACCGGTTTATTAGTATCTTGTAATTTGGAATCTACTAATGGTATCGATGTTGTATTAAGATTTCCCAGGGTTGCTGATTCAGGAGTTAGTGATTCTGTGGATGACTTGGCTAAGACTTTGGGAGAAACCTTGCTGATTCACGGTGAAGATGTCGCTGAGTTGGAACTGAAGAATATTGATTTGTCTCTTGATGAGAAATGGGAAAATTCCAAAGCCCAAGAAACAACGCCCGCCAGAacaaatattgaaaaggaaagggTAAATGGAGAATCGAATGAAGTTACGAAATTCAGGACTGATGTTGATATTTCTGGTTCTGGTAGAGAAATTAAGGAGCGTAAGTTAGAAAAATGGACACCCGAAGAAGGCGCGGAACATTTTGATATCAACAAGGGTAAAGCTTTGGAAGACGATTCTGCCAGTTGGGATCAATTTGCTGTGAACGAGAAAAAGTTTGGCGTAAAGTCAACTTTTGATGAACATTTGTATACAACAAAGATTAACAAGGATGACCCTAATTACAGTAAGAGGTTGCAAGAAGCCGAAAGAATCGCTAAGGAAATTGAATCGCAAGGAACTTCCGGTAATATTCATATTGCAGAGGACAGAGGTATCATAATTGATGATTCTGGTctagatgaagaagacttATACTCTGGTGTTGATAGAAGAGGAGATGAGTTGTTGGCCGCTTTAAAAAGCAATTCTAAGCCTAATTCCAACAAGGGGAATAGGTATGTCCCACCTACTTTAAGACAGCAACCTCATCATATGGATCCAGCAATTATCTCTTCGAGTAATTCtaacaaaaatgaaaatgccGTTTCCACGGATACCTCTACTCCCGCAGCAGCAGGTGCGCCAGAGGGAAAACCCCCACAAAAGACTTCtaagaataagaaaagtttGAGTAGCAAAGAAGCCCAGATTGAAgagttgaagaaattttccGAGAAATTTAAAGTTCCATATGATATTCCAAAAGACATGCTAGAAGTCTTAAAAAGGTCAAGCTCTACATTAAAATCTAATTCTTCGTTGCCTCCAAAACCGATCAGCAAAACCCCTTCGGCCAAGACTGTTTCTCCTACTACACAGATTTCTGCAGGGAAATCAGAATCTAGAAGAAGTGGCAGCAACATATCTCAAGGCCAATCATCTACCGGCCATACCACGAGATCTAGTACTTCATTGAGAAGACGTAATCATGGTTCCTTTTTTGGTGCCAAGAACCCTCATACTAATGACGCCAAGAGAGTGTTGTTCGGAAAAAGTTTTAATATGTTCATCAAATCCAAGGAGGCCCAcgatgaaaagaagaaaggcGATGATGCCTCGGAGAATATGGAACCCttctttattgaaaaacctTATTTTACTGCGCCAACCTGGTTAAATACAATTGAAGAATCGTATAAGACATTTTTCCCAGATGAGGATACGGCGATTCAAGAAGCTCAAACTAGGTTCCAACAACGCCAATTGAACTCCATGGGCAATGCTGTGCCTGGTATGAATCCAGCTATGGGCATGAATATGGGCGGGATGATGGGCTTTCCGATGGGAGGTCCATCGGCATCACCAAATCCGATGATGAATGGCTTTGCTGCTGGGTCAATGGGTATGTACATGCCATTTCAACCTCAGCCAATGTTTTATCACCCATCTATGCCTCAAATGATGCCAGTTATGGGTAGCAATGGGGCTGAAGAAGGAGGAGGAAATATTTCGCCCCATGTCCCTGCAGGTTTTATGGCAGCTGGCCCTGGCGCTCCTATGGGTGCCTTCGGGTATCCAGGAGGGATACCCTTCCAAGGAATGATGGGATCAGGTCCATCTGGCATGCCAGCGAACGGGTCGGCAATGCACAGTCATGGCCATAGTAGAAATTACCATCAAACTAGCCACCATGGCCACCATAATAGTAGTACCAGTGGCCATAAATAG
- the OKP1 gene encoding Okp1p (Outer kinetochore protein required for accurate chromosome segregation; component of COMA (Ctf19p, Okp1p, Mcm21p, Ame1p) a kinetochore sub-complex which functions as a platform for kinetochore assembly; orthologous to human centromere constitutive-associated network (CCAN) subunit CENP-Q and fission yeast fta7) encodes MAADRDNFLQNIENDSINNGQAMDLSPNRSSSESDSSILMNVNDIKTLRLDVAPEAKSTQSKKSLFYENSDDAEEGEIEERTNKEEGQYHHKGSKQLRFEVGKESTGKLQSHLSDGSATSGEGNVRPWEFRKVIQAEYRERLPRNYELKHWKKPSKIMIGSILRLLETNTVSALDSVFEKYEKEMNQMTHGDNNEVKRIYSKKERLLEIILTKIKKKLRQAKFPSRISERDLDIEYIYSKRQFIQNRYSQELQNNERLEAILSREQNLLEETRKLCMNLKTNNKKRLTEKLIQKDLHPVLNKAMEYTYGLESTNGFMHPDGPVTFRNDSHELNLMLNDPIKSTADVRLDKEEVLSLLPSLKEYTKKSKELKETMGQMISDSHEEEIKEVFVPHHESHQDKTEEDIH; translated from the coding sequence ATGGCAGCTGATAGAGATaattttttacaaaatattgaaaatgattcAATTAACAATGGCCAGGCCATGGATCTGTCACCCAACCGAAGTTCCTCTGAAAGCGATAGCAGCATTCTCATGAATGTGAATGATATTAAAACTTTACGTCTGGACGTAGCACCAGAAGCTAAAAGCACCCAATCAAAGAAGTCGCTTTTTTATGAGAACTCTGATGATGCTGAAGAAGGAGAAATAGAAGAGCGCAcgaacaaagaagaaggacAATACCATCATAAAGGATCTAAACAACTTCGATTTGAGGTTGGCAAGGAAAGTACAGGTAAATTGCAATCTCATCTATCGGATGGAAGCGCAACAAGTGGAGAGGGCAATGTACGACCTTGGGAATTCAGGAAGGTAATACAAGCTGAGTATAGAGAAAGGTTGCCGCGCAATTATGAATTAAAGCATTGGAAAAAGCCTTCTAAAATAATGATAGGATCCATACTTCGTTTATTAGAGACTAACACTGTAAGCGCTCTTGATTCTGTCTTTGAGAAGTACGAAAAGGAAATGAACCAAATGACGCATGGCGATAATAATGAGgttaaaagaatatattcTAAGAAGGAACGTTTGCTTGAAATAATCCTCAcaaagataaagaagaagctaaGACAGGCCAAATTTCCCTCTAGGATATCGGAAAGAGATCTAGACATCGAGTATATTTATTCTAAGCGACAATTTATTCAAAACCGGTATTCACAAGAACTACAAAATAATGAGAGATTGGAAGCAATTCTTTCACGTGAACAAAACCTTTTGGAGGAAACTAGGAAGTTGTGCATGAATTTAAAAACaaacaacaagaaacgACTCACTGAGAAGCTAATACAAAAAGATCTGCATCCAGTACTTAACAAAGCAATGGAATATACATATGGCTTAGAATCTACTAATGGATTTATGCATCCTGATGGCCCAGTAACTTTTAGAAATGATAGCCACGAATTGAACCTGATGTTGAACGACCCCATAAAAAGTACAGCCGATGTGAGGCTTGATAAGGAGGAAGTACTGTCGTTGTTACcttctttgaaagaatataCGAAGAAATCAAAGGAACTTAAGGAAACAATGGGTCAAATGATTTCGGATTCacatgaagaagaaatcaaagagGTTTTTGTACCGCACCATGAGTCGCACCAAGATAAGACCGAAGAAGATATACACTAG
- the RNR4 gene encoding ribonucleotide-diphosphate reductase subunit RNR4 (Ribonucleotide-diphosphate reductase (RNR) small subunit; the RNR complex catalyzes the rate-limiting step in dNTP synthesis and is regulated by DNA replication and DNA damage checkpoint pathways via localization of the small subunits; relocalizes from nucleus to cytoplasm upon DNA replication stress; RNR4 has a paralog, RNR2, that arose from the whole genome duplication): protein MEAHNQFLKTFQKERHDMKEAEKDEILLMENSRRFVMFPIKYHEIWAAYKKVEASFWTAEEIELAKDTEDFQKLTDDQKTYIGNLLALSISSDNLVNKYLIENFSAQLQNPEGKSFYGFQIMMENIYSEVYSMMVDAFFKDPKNIPLFKEIANLPEVKHKAAFIERWISNDDSLYAERLVAFAAKEGIFQAGNYASMFWLTDKKIMPGLAMANRNICRDRGAYTDFSCLLFAHLRTKPNPKIIEKIITEAVEIEKEYYSNSLPVEKFGMDLKSIHTYIEFVADGLLQGFGNEKYYNAVNPFEFMEDVATAGKTTFFEKKVSDYQKASDMSKSATPSKEINFDDDF, encoded by the coding sequence ATGGAAGCACATaaccaatttttgaagactTTCCAAAAAGAACGTCATGATATGaaagaagctgaaaaggATGAAATCCTTTTGATGGAAAACAGCCGTAGATTCGTGATGTTCCCTATCAAATACCACGAAATCTGGGCTGCTTACAAGAAGGTTGAAGCCTCTTTCTGGACTGCGGAAGAAATCGAATTGGCTAAGGACACTGaagatttccaaaaattgaCTGATGACCAGAAGACCTACATCGGTAACTTGTTAGCCTTGTCCATTTCTTCTGACAACCTTGTCAACAAGTACTTGATCGAAAACTTTTCTGCCCAATTGCAAAACCCTGAAGGTAAGAGTTTCTACGGGTTCCAGATTATGATGGAAAACATCTACTCTGAAGTTTACTCCATGATGGTTGATGCCTTCTTCAAGGACCCTAAGAACATCCCTCTATTCAAGGAAATTGCCAATTTGCCTGAAGTCAAGCATAAGGCTGCTTTCATCGAGAGATGGATTTCCAACGATGACAGCTTGTATGCTGAAAGACTAGTAGCATTTGCTGCAAAGGAAGGTATTTTCCAAGCTGGTAACTATGCTTCTATGTTCTGGTTGACTGACAAAAAGATTATGCCAGGTTTAGCAATGGCCAACAGAAACATCTGTAGAGACAGAGGTGCCTACACTGACTTTTCATGCTTGCTATTTGCCCATTTGAGAACCAAGCCAAACCCCAAgatcattgaaaaaatcattaccGAAGCCgtggaaattgaaaaggaatACTACTCAAACTCTTTGCCagtagaaaaatttggtatGGATTTGAAGAGCATTCACACCTACATAGAATTTGTCGCTGACGGTCTATTACAAGGTTTCGGTAACGAAAAATACTACAACGCCGTCAACCCATTCGAATTCATGGAGGATGTCGCTACCGCTGGTAAGACCAccttctttgaaaagaaggttTCCGACTACCAAAAGGCCAGTGACATGTCTAAGTCCGCTACCCCATCCAAGGAAATTAACTTTGATGATGACTTCTAA
- the TIM13 gene encoding protein translocase subunit TIM13 (Mitochondrial intermembrane space protein; forms a complex with Tim8p that delivers a subset of hydrophobic proteins to the TIM22 complex for insertion into the inner membrane) — translation MGLSSIFGGGAPSQQKEAATTAKTTPNPIAKELKNQIAQELAVANATELVNKISENCFEKCLTSPYATRNDACIDQCLAKYMRSWNVISKAYISRIQNASASGEI, via the coding sequence atgggTCTATCATCTATCTTTGGCGGCGGTGCACCATCACAACAAAAGGAAGCAGCCACTACTGCAAAGACAACCCCAAACCCTATAGCCAAGGAGCTGAAAAACCAAATTGCTCAAGAACTGGCTGTGGCTAATGCGACTGAATTAGTGAACAAAATTTCTGAGAActgctttgaaaaatgcttAACTTCGCCATACGCTACCAGAAACGATGCGTGCATTGACCAGTGTTTGGCTAAATATATGAGAAGTTGGAATGTCATATCAAAGGCTTACATCTCCAGAATCCAGAACGCCTCCGCTTCTGGCGAAATCTAA
- the QCR9 gene encoding ubiquinol--cytochrome-c reductase subunit 9 (Subunit 9 of ubiquinol cytochrome-c reductase (Complex III); Complex III is a component of the mitochondrial inner membrane electron transport chain; required for electron transfer at the ubiquinol oxidase site of the complex), translating to MSFSSLYKTFFKRNAVFVGTIFAGAFVFQTVFDTAITSWYENHNKGKLWKDVKARIAAGDGDDDDE from the exons ATG TCTTTTTCATCACTATATAaaacctttttcaaacgAAACGCTGTTTTTGTTGGTACTATCTTTGCAGGTGCCTTTGTTTTCCAAACTGTATTTGATACTGCTATTACTTCATGGTACGAGAATCAcaacaaaggaaaattatGGAAAGATGTCAAGGCTCGAATAGCTGCAGGCGATGGAGACGACGATGATGAGTAA